The Streptomyces sp. CC0208 genome window below encodes:
- a CDS encoding C4-dicarboxylate transporter DctA, translating into MAASTPDTAPTVKKDRTHYLYIAVIVAVALGITVGLVAPDFAVELKPIGTGFVNLIKMMISPIIFCTIVLGIGSVRKAAKVGAVGGIALLYFTIMSLVALGIGLVVGNILDPGTGLAVTDAVKDVGHAQVSAEAKDTTEFLLGIIPTTFVSAFTEGEVLQTLLVALLVGFALQAMGPVGAPVLRGVEHIQRLVFRVLAMVMWAAPVGAFGAMAAVVGSAGVDALKDLALLMVGFYITCFLFVFIVLGTLLRLVAGLNILTLFKYLGREFLLILSTSSSESALPRVIAKMEHLGVSKPVVGITIPTGYSFNLDGTMIYMTMSSLFIADAMGTPMSIGEQIPLLLFLFVASKGAAGVTGAGLATLAGGLQSHKPALVDGIGLIVGIDRFMSEARALTNFAGNAVATVLIGTWTKEIDRERVGQVLAGHLPFDETTLLDHDDEAPAADIPEQGGEKELAKA; encoded by the coding sequence GTGGCCGCCAGCACCCCCGATACGGCACCCACAGTCAAAAAGGACCGCACGCACTACCTGTACATCGCGGTGATCGTCGCGGTTGCCCTGGGTATCACCGTCGGCCTGGTCGCACCCGACTTCGCGGTCGAGCTGAAGCCGATCGGCACCGGGTTCGTGAACCTGATCAAGATGATGATCTCGCCGATCATCTTCTGCACGATCGTCCTCGGTATCGGATCGGTGCGGAAGGCCGCCAAGGTCGGCGCCGTCGGCGGTATCGCGCTGCTCTACTTCACGATCATGTCGCTGGTCGCGCTGGGCATCGGCCTGGTCGTCGGCAACATCCTGGACCCGGGTACCGGCCTCGCCGTGACCGACGCGGTCAAGGACGTCGGCCATGCGCAGGTCAGCGCGGAGGCCAAGGACACCACCGAGTTCCTGCTCGGCATCATCCCGACGACCTTCGTCTCCGCCTTCACCGAGGGCGAGGTGCTCCAGACCCTGCTGGTCGCCCTGCTGGTCGGGTTCGCGCTGCAGGCCATGGGTCCGGTCGGAGCGCCGGTCCTGCGCGGTGTCGAGCACATCCAGCGGCTGGTCTTCCGGGTCCTCGCCATGGTGATGTGGGCGGCCCCGGTCGGCGCCTTCGGTGCGATGGCCGCCGTCGTCGGTTCGGCGGGCGTGGACGCGCTCAAGGATCTCGCGCTTCTGATGGTCGGCTTCTACATCACGTGCTTCCTGTTCGTCTTCATCGTGCTCGGCACGCTGCTGCGGCTCGTCGCGGGCCTGAACATCCTGACGCTCTTCAAGTACCTGGGTCGCGAGTTCCTGCTGATCCTGTCGACCTCCTCCTCCGAGTCCGCGCTGCCGCGGGTCATCGCGAAGATGGAGCACCTGGGCGTCAGCAAGCCGGTGGTCGGCATCACCATCCCGACCGGCTACTCGTTCAACCTCGACGGCACCATGATCTACATGACCATGTCCTCGCTGTTCATCGCCGACGCCATGGGTACGCCGATGTCGATCGGCGAGCAGATCCCGCTGCTGCTGTTCCTGTTCGTCGCCTCGAAGGGTGCCGCCGGTGTCACCGGCGCCGGTCTCGCGACCCTGGCCGGCGGTCTCCAGTCGCACAAGCCCGCCCTGGTGGACGGCATCGGCCTCATCGTGGGCATCGACCGCTTCATGAGCGAGGCGCGCGCCCTGACCAACTTCGCGGGCAACGCCGTCGCCACCGTCCTGATCGGCACCTGGACCAAGGAGATCGACCGCGAGCGCGTCGGCCAGGTGCTGGCCGGTCACCTGCCCTTCGACGAGACGACGCTCCTCGACCACGATGACGAGGCCCCGGCGGCGGACATCCCCGAGCAGGGCGGCGAGAAGGAGCTGGCCAAGGCCTGA